From the genome of Rhinoderma darwinii isolate aRhiDar2 unplaced genomic scaffold, aRhiDar2.hap1 Scaffold_421, whole genome shotgun sequence, one region includes:
- the LOC142710029 gene encoding LOW QUALITY PROTEIN: translation initiation factor eIF2B subunit beta-like (The sequence of the model RefSeq protein was modified relative to this genomic sequence to represent the inferred CDS: inserted 1 base in 1 codon) gives MDVIRREGRRMTAAQPSETTVGNMVRRVLKLIREEYSRLRGCSEENDQQESLHKLVTAEGLHDDFHTPLPLLKANVIEAVNELLIELEGTTDNIAAQAKEHIHSNEVIMTIGXSRTVQLFLEAAAQKRKFHVIVAECAPFCQGHDMAVSLSRAGIETTVITDAAIFAVMSRVNKVIIGTKTILANGSLRAVSGTHTLALAAKHHSTPLIVCAPMFKLSPQFPNEEDSFHKFVSPQEILPFSEGEILAEVSAHCPIFDYVPAELITLFISNIGGNAPSYIYRLMSELYHPADHDL, from the exons ATGGACGTTATCCGCAGAGAGGGCCGGAGAATGACCGCAGCTCAGCCGTCGGAGACCACAGTGGGGAACATGGTGCGGCGCGTGCTGAAGCTGATCCGTGAAGAATACAGCAG GCTCCGCGGGTGCAGCGAGGAGAACGATCAGCAGGAATCTCTCCACAAGCTGGTGACCGCCGagggacttcatgacgacttccacACCCCGCTGCCGCTGCTGAAGGCCAACGTGATCGAGGCGGTGAACGAGCTGCTGATTGAGCTGG AGGGCACGACGGACAATATCGCAGCTCAGGCCAAAGAGCACATTCACTCCAATGAGGTGATCATGACAATCG GCTCACGGACCGTACAACTCTTCCTGGAAGCGGCCGCCCAGAAGCGCAAGTTCCACGTCATTGTGGCAGAGTGCGCCCCCTTCTGTCAG GGCCATGATATGGCGGTCAGCTTATCCCGGGCAGGAATAGAGACCACGGTGATCACAGACGCCGCCATCTTTGCGGTCATGTCGCGTGTGAATAAG GTCATCATCGGAACAAAGACCATCCTGGCCAACGGCTCGCTGCGGGCGGTCTCCGGGACGCACACCCTGGCCCTGGCCGCGAAGCATCACTCCACGCCGCTCATCGTGTGCGCCCCCATGTTTAAGCTGTCCCCGCAG TTTCCTAATGAAGAAGACTCGTTCCACAAGTTTGTGTCTCCGCAGGAAATTCTTCCGTTCTCCGAGG GGGAGATTCTGGCGGAGGTCAGCGCGCACTGCCCCATATTCGATTATGTTCCGGCGGAGCTCATCACGCTCTTCATATCTAACATCGGAGGGAACGCGCCGTCTTATATCTACCGGCTGATGAGTGAGCTCTACCATCCCGCTGACCACGACCTGTGA